In one window of Acipenser ruthenus chromosome 34, fAciRut3.2 maternal haplotype, whole genome shotgun sequence DNA:
- the LOC117409810 gene encoding gap junction alpha-3 protein-like yields the protein MGDWTFLLKILEQVHEHSTVVGKVWLTVLFIFRMMVLGAAVENVWGDEQSGFTCNTQQPGCQNLCYDDAFPISHVRYWVLQIIFVSTPSLVYMGHALHKVRMEEKRKDLGRVEGKVVQSESELLLSEKDLVPCLKETRFQLKGALLQTYVCSILFRTIFEVGFIVGQYFLYGIFLRGLYKCSRWPCPNTVDCFVSRPTEKNVFITFMLTVASISLLLNLMEMYHLGWKKFKEGLTNTFYRRAGASKAGPDKPAVPKMGYVALAGWKTSARNSPPSCQHSPKLKHFSNKLANEQNWVNLATEQGQAEKDSEMIPQPGLHETDTALDMLGLPRAGKGKSQRSSRPSSRERTLV from the coding sequence ATGGGTGACTGGACTTTCCTGCTGAAGATCCTGGAGCAAGTCCACGAGCACTCGACTGTGGTGGGCAAGGTCTGGCTGACCGTGCTGTTCATCTTCCGTATGATGGTCCTGGGGGCGGCCGTGGAGAACGTCTGGGGGGACGAGCAATCGGGCTTCACCTGCAACACCCAGCAGCCAGGCTGCCAGAACCTCTGCTACGATGACGCTTTCCCCATCTCTCACGTGCGCTACTGGGTCCTGCAGATCATATTTGTCTCCACTCCATCCCTGGTCTACATGGGCCATGCTCTGCACAAGGTCCGAATGGAGGAGAAACGCAAGGACCTGGGAAGAGTCGAGGGGAAGGTTGTCCAAAGCGAGAGTGAACTGTTACTGTCTGAGAAAGATCTGGTTCCCTGCTTGAAAGAGACCCGCTTTCAGCTGAAAGGGGCCTTACTGCAGACTTATGTCTGCAGCATCCTCTTCAGGACGATCTTCGAAGTGGGGTTCATCGTCGGGCAGTACTTCCTCTACGGGATCTTCTTGAGGGGACTGTACAAGTGCAGCAGGTGGCCTTGTCCCAATACTGTGGACTGCTTTGTGTCGAGACCCACTGAGAAGAACGTTTTCATCACCTTCATGCTGACTGTAGCCAGCATCTCCTTGCTGCTGAACCTCATGGAGATGTATCATCTTGGGTGGAAGAAGTTTAAAGAGGGTTTGACGAATACCTTTTATAGGAGGGCTGGTGCTTCCAAAGCAGGACCAGACAAGCCTGCTGTGCCCAAAATGGGGTACGTAGCTCTCGCTGGCTGGAAAACCTCTGCTAGGAATTCTCCACCCAGCTGTCAACATTCTCCCAAGCTGAAACATTTCAGTAACAAGCTGGCGAACGAGCAGAATTGGGTGAATCTTGCTACGGAACAAGGGCAAGCTGAAAAGGACAGTGAGATGATACCCCAGCCAGGGTTACATGAAACTGATACAGCTTTGGATATGTTGGGTTTGCCCAGAGCTGGGAAAGGCAAGAGTCAGAGAAGCAGTAGACCAAGCAGTCGGGAGAGGACTCTAGTCTGA